From a single Candidatus Hydrogenedentota bacterium genomic region:
- a CDS encoding glycoside hydrolase family 9 protein, whose translation MHLKPSLLSPSLSATLVALCALFLPPLSGVAQTAPPSSLSEFQTAYPISIPTYDGVEQLLVLSDRWLIVATSTEQEVVNEIDKLSGGKMLPAVALWDATRDTDRPNWTARNTMRSLREQYYALGRINAGEDLLDLPISYQISSAADPRYRVPLIPLQVGRTLVGLGDATVTGGPEVDYINYSYIYLPQPLRNNTTYTVTVRGTKRVTFLFDTNRTVSRAIKTNQVGYLPDAPRKFAYMGCHIYEVGPMDFGAYPRFEVVNAATGAVVLAGTVRLRDNNSRIVPLIEDNDPSTVPPLLTGEKVYEMDFSALSATGNFFIRVPGVGRSWPFYHGPDAYGEAFYTAARGMFHQRCGIALGAPYTNWPRIKCHTDPIYESDMIAFGKGIFNPPAGYQRFDVVGGSLDKTRQTNGATGGWHDAADWDRNNAHYTPIFDLLNAYEMAPERFSDGQLNLPESANGIPDVLDEAAYGLLVWQRSMNSAGGVSGFVETSTHPLIDSDIDYAFSRRTRWDSLMFAAAAIQLAEHMKPFDSTGASRWAWYANRAYAFGMDPKNSLGLTTIRCRANRGLGDPYTLTWEEKQEYIDPFILHAKVRMFRYSGKKDYLADVPALIAKVRKPFKWPYSMVDYSPWIFYGIVNKPGVVSETQRAELIKSHFTTHADSLLAYTEEMPYRCTWPRNQDFWMSWGATDMANAARGLLATFALTGDQKYRDSAILNMDYMLGANPMGMSWTTGLGYSYPTDIQHGVSELDGIADPVPGITVYGVTEGMHTTLRDTVWRSPGGVLSPDLIDFKVPDVPLWRRWSCHPIYNTRQCEFTVQETISPTLFCSAMLMSPGWKPTNALKSRQPRPAEFLYGTWYLP comes from the coding sequence ATGCATTTGAAACCATCCCTTCTCTCACCATCTCTGTCCGCCACCCTGGTGGCCCTATGCGCACTCTTCCTACCCCCCCTCTCCGGCGTCGCCCAGACGGCCCCGCCCTCCAGCCTCTCCGAATTTCAAACGGCTTATCCCATATCCATTCCCACGTACGACGGCGTGGAGCAGTTGCTCGTGCTGTCGGATCGCTGGCTCATCGTCGCCACGTCCACGGAGCAGGAGGTGGTGAACGAGATCGACAAACTCTCCGGGGGAAAGATGCTTCCGGCGGTGGCGCTGTGGGATGCGACGCGCGACACGGATCGCCCGAACTGGACGGCGCGCAATACCATGCGGTCGCTCCGCGAACAGTATTACGCGCTTGGGCGCATCAACGCGGGGGAAGATCTGCTCGATCTGCCGATTTCCTACCAGATATCGAGCGCGGCCGATCCGCGTTACCGCGTGCCCCTGATCCCGCTTCAGGTGGGCCGCACCCTGGTGGGTCTGGGAGACGCGACGGTGACGGGTGGGCCGGAAGTGGACTATATCAATTATTCTTATATTTATCTCCCTCAGCCGCTACGTAATAATACGACGTACACCGTGACGGTGCGCGGTACGAAGCGGGTGACCTTCCTGTTTGACACCAATCGGACGGTATCGCGGGCGATCAAGACCAATCAGGTGGGCTACCTGCCGGATGCCCCCCGCAAATTTGCCTATATGGGCTGCCACATCTACGAAGTGGGCCCGATGGATTTCGGCGCCTATCCCCGCTTCGAAGTGGTCAACGCGGCCACGGGCGCGGTGGTCCTCGCGGGGACCGTCCGCCTTCGGGACAACAACAGCCGAATCGTTCCCCTGATCGAAGACAACGACCCGTCGACGGTTCCGCCCCTGCTCACGGGTGAAAAAGTATATGAGATGGACTTTTCCGCGCTGAGCGCCACGGGCAACTTCTTCATTCGTGTGCCCGGCGTGGGCCGTTCCTGGCCCTTCTATCACGGGCCGGACGCCTACGGCGAAGCGTTTTACACGGCGGCGCGGGGGATGTTTCACCAGCGCTGCGGGATTGCCCTTGGCGCGCCCTACACGAACTGGCCCCGAATCAAGTGCCACACGGACCCGATCTACGAGAGCGACATGATCGCCTTTGGCAAAGGGATCTTCAACCCACCGGCGGGCTATCAGCGCTTTGACGTCGTGGGCGGATCGCTGGACAAGACGCGCCAGACGAACGGCGCAACCGGCGGATGGCACGACGCGGCGGACTGGGATCGCAACAATGCGCACTACACGCCGATTTTTGATCTGCTGAACGCGTATGAAATGGCTCCGGAGCGATTTTCCGACGGGCAGTTGAATCTCCCGGAATCGGCCAATGGTATTCCGGACGTGCTGGACGAGGCGGCCTACGGTCTTCTCGTGTGGCAGCGGAGCATGAACTCCGCGGGCGGTGTGTCGGGTTTCGTGGAGACGAGCACCCACCCCTTGATTGATTCGGACATCGACTATGCCTTTTCGCGGCGCACCCGTTGGGACTCGCTGATGTTCGCCGCGGCGGCTATCCAGCTTGCGGAACACATGAAGCCTTTTGATTCCACGGGCGCGAGCCGCTGGGCGTGGTATGCGAACCGGGCCTACGCCTTCGGAATGGATCCGAAGAACAGCCTGGGACTGACGACGATCCGGTGCCGGGCGAACCGGGGGCTGGGCGATCCCTATACGCTAACGTGGGAGGAGAAGCAGGAGTATATTGATCCGTTCATACTTCATGCGAAAGTCCGGATGTTCCGCTACTCGGGCAAGAAGGATTATCTGGCGGACGTGCCGGCGCTGATCGCGAAGGTGCGCAAACCGTTCAAATGGCCCTATTCCATGGTGGACTACTCGCCCTGGATATTCTACGGCATTGTGAACAAACCCGGGGTGGTTTCCGAGACGCAGCGTGCGGAACTGATCAAGAGCCACTTCACCACACACGCGGATTCGCTGCTGGCGTATACCGAAGAGATGCCCTATCGCTGCACATGGCCGCGGAATCAGGATTTCTGGATGTCCTGGGGCGCGACGGACATGGCCAACGCGGCCCGGGGCCTGCTGGCGACCTTCGCGCTCACGGGGGATCAGAAGTATCGCGATTCGGCCATCTTGAATATGGACTACATGCTGGGTGCGAACCCGATGGGCATGTCGTGGACGACGGGCCTGGGGTACAGCTATCCGACCGACATCCAGCATGGCGTGAGCGAGCTGGACGGCATCGCGGATCCGGTACCCGGCATCACGGTCTACGGCGTCACGGAGGGCATGCACACGACCTTGCGCGACACGGTCTGGCGTTCCCCCGGTGGCGTGCTGTCGCCGGATCTGATCGATTTCAAGGTGCCGGATGTGCCGCTGTGGCGCCGTTGGTCCTGCCACCCGATCTACAACACGCGCCAGTGCGAGTTCACGGTGCAGGAGACGATCAGCCCCACGCTTTTTTGCAGCGCCATGCTGATGTCTCCCGGCTGGAAACCGACCAACGCGCTCAAGAGCCGCCAGCCCCGCCCCGCCGAGTTCCTCTACGGGACTTGGTATCTCCCCTGA
- a CDS encoding glycoside hydrolase family 9 protein, whose product MKRKQSGLTDRGYSAVFSMVVILLGALACPAASSQAIPEIPAPSYDGVEQVLVLSDRWVIVVTSNIAEVVGEIDALSHGQLKRAAEGWEKTRDSDKKDWTSKRTADKLREQYIAEARVRAGEGELDSVSSYSITSADDGRYGTPRAPAQVGRVLVGIGAARYAGAPEVDYAHYSYVGLPEPMESGRTYTVAVQGKKRATFRFDEDQTISRAIKVNQVGYLTDAPRKFAYLGCHLYEIGAMDCSMYPKYEVVRASDGTVALEGAVRLRDRNSRIIPKADKKGEKSVVPPLITGEDVYELDLGALNEPGGYYIRIPGVGRSWPFQVGDDVYGEAFYTSARGLYHQRCGVAYDPAHTPWKRAICHQAPVYESGYVAFAYGEFGLPKPYNVFDIYAATMDKSKATEHVWGGWHDAADWDRRNQHYTVLFDLLNAYEIAPKNFVDGQLNLPESGNGIPDILDEAAFGLEVWAKSMTPEGGVSGHVETIGHVPMDSDAPYAFSRRTRWDSLLFAAAAAQLAEHLKPLAAEASERWAGLARKAYDFGTNPANSLGKIEIPAKADRGRGAPYTVSWEEKDSYLIPFLLMAKARMFWLTGEEQFLDGVKEALAVAPAPYAWPYTLMDYSPWIYFSLCHRADSFIPEGQRKELMKKRLIPQADKLVGYLDGGPYRQTWPRDQDYYMGFGLSDMTNAGRALLIAHALTGESKYRDAAILNFDFMLGANPMGMSWTTGLGQAYPVNIQHEVSMTDGIADPVPGITVYGITGVMYGALRSTVWNSPAGPGSKDLIAFKVPEVPVWRRWSCHPTLNVAQCEFTVQETMSSTIFCSALLLNEGWTPPAALLSRKARPESALYGKYYLP is encoded by the coding sequence ATGAAACGGAAGCAGAGTGGGTTGACGGACCGGGGGTATTCGGCGGTTTTTTCGATGGTGGTGATACTTCTGGGGGCCCTGGCGTGTCCGGCTGCGTCGTCCCAGGCGATACCGGAAATACCCGCGCCGAGTTATGACGGCGTGGAGCAGGTCCTCGTATTGTCCGACCGCTGGGTGATTGTGGTCACCTCCAACATCGCGGAGGTGGTGGGGGAGATAGACGCGCTGTCCCATGGTCAGCTCAAGCGTGCGGCGGAAGGCTGGGAAAAGACCAGGGATTCCGACAAGAAGGACTGGACCTCCAAGCGGACGGCGGACAAACTTCGGGAGCAGTATATCGCCGAGGCGCGGGTGCGGGCGGGGGAAGGGGAGCTGGATTCGGTTTCGTCGTACAGCATCACGAGCGCCGACGATGGACGTTATGGCACACCGCGCGCGCCGGCCCAGGTGGGGCGGGTGCTGGTGGGTATTGGCGCGGCGCGCTATGCGGGCGCGCCCGAGGTGGACTACGCGCACTATTCCTACGTGGGCCTTCCCGAGCCGATGGAATCGGGGCGGACCTACACTGTGGCGGTACAGGGGAAGAAGCGGGCGACGTTTCGATTCGATGAAGACCAGACAATCTCCCGGGCCATCAAGGTGAATCAGGTGGGATATCTGACCGATGCGCCGCGGAAGTTTGCCTATCTCGGCTGTCATCTGTACGAGATTGGCGCGATGGATTGCAGTATGTACCCGAAGTATGAGGTGGTTCGGGCCTCGGACGGTACCGTGGCGCTGGAGGGTGCGGTGCGGCTGCGGGACAGGAATTCACGCATCATTCCGAAGGCGGATAAGAAAGGCGAGAAGTCCGTCGTTCCCCCGCTGATCACGGGCGAGGATGTGTACGAGCTCGATCTTGGTGCGTTGAACGAACCGGGCGGCTACTACATCCGCATTCCGGGCGTGGGGCGATCCTGGCCTTTCCAGGTGGGCGACGACGTGTATGGGGAGGCGTTTTACACGTCGGCGCGGGGCCTTTACCACCAGCGTTGCGGCGTGGCCTATGACCCGGCCCATACCCCGTGGAAGCGGGCGATCTGCCACCAGGCTCCGGTGTACGAATCGGGCTATGTGGCCTTTGCCTACGGAGAGTTTGGCCTGCCCAAGCCCTACAATGTTTTTGATATTTACGCGGCCACGATGGACAAGTCGAAGGCGACGGAGCATGTGTGGGGCGGCTGGCACGACGCGGCCGACTGGGATCGCCGGAATCAGCACTACACGGTGCTTTTCGACCTGTTGAACGCCTATGAGATCGCCCCGAAGAATTTTGTGGATGGCCAGCTCAATCTACCGGAGTCGGGCAACGGCATACCGGATATACTGGACGAGGCGGCCTTTGGGTTGGAGGTTTGGGCCAAGAGCATGACGCCGGAGGGCGGGGTTTCGGGCCACGTGGAGACGATCGGCCACGTGCCCATGGATTCAGACGCCCCTTACGCGTTTTCCCGACGGACCCGCTGGGATTCACTGCTTTTCGCGGCGGCGGCGGCGCAGCTTGCGGAGCATCTGAAGCCGTTGGCCGCCGAGGCGTCGGAACGGTGGGCGGGCCTGGCGCGTAAGGCCTACGATTTCGGCACAAACCCGGCAAACAGCCTGGGAAAAATCGAGATCCCCGCAAAGGCGGATCGGGGGCGTGGCGCGCCCTACACGGTGAGTTGGGAGGAGAAGGACTCCTATCTGATTCCGTTTCTATTGATGGCGAAAGCGCGCATGTTCTGGCTGACCGGGGAGGAGCAATTCCTCGACGGGGTGAAAGAAGCTTTGGCCGTCGCTCCGGCGCCCTATGCCTGGCCCTACACGCTGATGGACTATTCTCCCTGGATTTATTTCAGCCTCTGTCACCGCGCGGACAGTTTCATTCCGGAGGGCCAGCGGAAGGAACTGATGAAGAAGCGCCTGATTCCCCAGGCCGACAAGCTGGTGGGCTATCTGGACGGCGGTCCTTACCGGCAGACGTGGCCCCGGGATCAGGATTACTATATGGGCTTTGGTCTGAGCGATATGACCAACGCGGGCCGGGCGCTTCTCATCGCGCATGCGTTGACAGGAGAGAGCAAGTATCGCGATGCGGCAATTCTGAACTTTGATTTCATGCTGGGCGCGAACCCCATGGGCATGTCGTGGACCACGGGACTGGGGCAGGCCTATCCGGTGAATATCCAGCACGAGGTGAGCATGACGGACGGCATCGCGGATCCGGTCCCCGGTATCACGGTTTACGGCATCACGGGCGTGATGTACGGTGCGCTTCGAAGCACCGTCTGGAACTCTCCGGCGGGCCCCGGTTCCAAGGACCTGATCGCGTTCAAGGTGCCGGAGGTTCCCGTATGGCGGCGCTGGTCGTGCCACCCGACTTTGAATGTCGCCCAGTGTGAATTCACCGTGCAGGAAACAATGAGTTCTACGATATTCTGCAGCGCGTTGCTGTTGAACGAAGGCTGGACACCGCCCGCGGCGCTCCTTTCGCGAAAGGCGCGCCCCGAGTCCGCCTTGTATGGGAAATACTATTTGCCCTGA